In the genome of Triticum urartu cultivar G1812 chromosome 5, Tu2.1, whole genome shotgun sequence, one region contains:
- the LOC125511322 gene encoding MADS-box transcription factor 58-like: MEWKGPVVTVTGPEWGVGEAAGQRICVKATIERNKKANHDTSNSSTVAEVNAQFAILGEPGVLYGEAKQQPTTRPVTPDEGTTTHHDYPLEGLPSLHPAVRTEQGGVIIHTVELVEP; encoded by the exons ATGGAGTGGAAAGGGCCAGTGGTGACTGTGACTGG TCCAGAATGGGGCGTGGGAGAAGCTGCCGGCCAGCGGATCTG TGTGAAAGCCACCATTGAGAGGAACAAAAAGGCCAACCATGACACATCCAACTCTAGCACGGTTGCAGAAGTCAATGCCCAG TTTGCTATCTTAGGAGAACCTGGCGTGCTATATGGGGAAGCAAAGCAGCAACCCACAACTCGACCTGTGACTCCAGATGAAGGCACCACGACGCACCATGATTATCCATTGGAAG GGCTTCCGAGTTTGCACCCCGCCGTCCGGACAGAGCAAGGAGGGGTCATCATCCACACCGTGGAGTTGGTTGAGCCTTGA
- the LOC125511321 gene encoding trans-cinnamate:CoA ligase, peroxisomal-like: MDQLPKLAANYAPLSPVGFLPRANAVYGDRASLVYGRVRFTWSQTHERCRRLASSLLLTLGVRRNDVVSVLAPNVPALYEMHFAVPMAGAVLNTVNTRLDAAAVAAILRHAEAKLFFVDYDYVRLASDALQLIAAAGAPVPLVAVIDDLDRPTGVRLGELEYEALVAHGDPTVELPELQDEWDAVTLNYTSGTTSAPKGVVYSHRGAYLSTTSLLMSWEVGTEPVYLWTLPMFHCNGWTFTWGMAARGGVNVCIRENRPAEVYRAIARYGVTHMCCAPVVFNILLEGGDATARLAKPVNVLTGGAPPPAALLERVEKIGFNVTHAYGLTEATGPALACEWRAQWDNLPISERARLKARQGVSVLSLADADVVTDDAAMARVPRDGKTMGEIVLRGSSIMKGYLNNPEANEKAFRGGWFMTGDVGVVHPDGYIEIKDRSKDVIISGGENICSKEVEEALFRHPAVADAAVVAMPHAHWGETPCAFVVAKDKAAGVCEDDVMAFCRKRMARFMVPKKVVVWDVLPRNALGKVEKVKLREEARKLVPAVAVAPPAQKTKGKPTTKTVGGGRRDEHAVEQVMAMSRL; this comes from the coding sequence ATGGACCAGCTCCCCAAGCTCGCGGCCAACTACGCGCCTCTCAGCCCGGTGGGCTTCCTGCCGCGCGCCAATGCCGTCTACGGCGACCGCGCCTCCCTCGTCTACGGCCGCGTGCGCTTCACCTGGAGCCAGACCCACGAGcgctgccgccgcctcgcctcctcCCTGCTCCTCACCCTCGGCGTCCGCAGGAACGACGTCGTCTCCGTGCTCGCGCCCAACGTGCCGGCCCTCTACGAGATGCACTTCGCGGTGCCCATGGCCGGCGCCGTCCTCAACACCGTCAACACccgcctcgacgccgccgccgttgccgccatcCTCCGCCACGCCGAGGCCAAGCTCTTCTTCGTTGACTATGATTACGTGCGCCTCGCCAGCGACGCGCTCCAGCTGATCGCCGCTGCCGGCGCGCCCGTCCCGCTCGTCGCCGTCATCGACGACCTCGACCGCCCCACCGGCGTCCGCCTCGGCGAGCTCGAGTACGAGGCGCTTGTCGCGCATGGTGATCCCACGGTCGAGCTCCCGGAGCTGCAGGACGAGTGGGACGCGGTCACGCTGAACTATACGTCCGGCACCACGTCCGCGCCCAAGGGCGTGGTCTACAGCCACCGCGGCGCTTACCTCAGCACCACCAGTTTGCTCATGTCCTGGGAGGTGGGCACCGAGCCGGTCTATCTGTGGACGCTCCCCATGTTCCACTGCAACGGCTGGACCTTCACCTGGGGCatggcggcgcgcggcggcgtcAACGTCTGCATCCGCGAGAACCGCCCCGCTGAGGTCTACCGCGCCATCGCCCGCTACGGCGTCACCCACATGTGCTGCGCGCCCGTCGTCTTCAACATCCTCCTCGAGGGCGGCGACGCCACCGCGCGGCTCGCCAAGCCCGTCAACGTCCTCACCGGCGGCGCCCCGCCGCCGGCCGCGCTGCTGGAGCGCGTCGAGAAAATCGGCTTCAACGTCACGCACGCCTACGGGCTCACCGAGGCCACGGGCCCCGCGCTGGCGTGCGAGTGGCGCGCCCAGTGGGACAACCTGCCGATCTCGGAGCGCGCGCGCCTCAAGGCCCGGCAGGGCGTCAGCGTGCTCTCCCTCGCCGACGCCGACGTCGTCACCGACGACGCCGCGATGGCCAGGGTGCCGCGGGACGGGAAGACGATGGGGGAGATCGTGCTCCGAGGCAGCAGCATCATGAAGGGGTACCTCAACAACCCGGAGGCGAACGAGAAGGCGTTCAGGGGCGGGTGGTTCATGACAGGCGACGTCGGCGTGGTGCACCCGGACGGGTACATCGAGATCAAGGACAGGTCCAAGGACGTGATCATCTCCGGCGGCGAGAACATCTGCAGcaaggaggtggaggaggcgcTGTTCCGGCACCCGGCCGTGGCCGACGCGGCGGTGGTGGCCATGCCGCACGCGCACTGGGGCGAGACGCCGTGCGCGTTCGTGGTGGCGAAGGACAAGGCGGCCGGGGTCTGCGAGGACGACGTGATGGCCTTCTGCCGCAAGCGCATGGCGCGCTTCATGGTGCCCAAGAAGGTGGTGGTCTGGGACGTCCTCCCGAGGAACGCGCTGGGCAAGGTCGAGAAGGTGAAGCTACGGGAGGAGGCCCGGAAGCTGGTGCCGGCCGTGGCAGTGGCGCCGCCGGCGCAGAAGACGAAGGGGAAGCCGACGACGAAGACGGTCGGCGGCGGGCGCCGGGACGAGCACGCGGTGGAGCAAGTCATGGCCATGTCAAGGCTATAG